A single Sutterella megalosphaeroides DNA region contains:
- a CDS encoding fumarate reductase flavoprotein subunit — MKIIYTDVLVIGGGLAGLRMAVAAKRRGHDSIVLSLVPPKRSHSKAAQGGMQASLGNVIKGAGDNEDVHFGDTVRGSDWGADQEVVRMFVNTSPKAVRELAAWGCPWSRITPGDRQVIINGEKVTITERKEAAGLVAQRDFGGTKKWRTCYVSDCTGHAMLNVVSDRIIAEQVPVIERVEALSLIHDGKRCYGAIVRDLITGELMAYVSKATAIATGGAGRIYRVTTNAVICDGTGYDLALGTGVATLSNMEAIQFHPTGIFPAGILVTEGCRGDGGLLRDVDGHRFMPDVEPEKKELASRDVVSRRMEERIAQGKGVKSRFGEHIWLDITLLGEHHIKHKLREVYEICHYFLGVDPTKEWVPVRPAQHYTMGGVRTNPTGESPTLKGLFAAGEAACWDMHGFNRLGGNSVAETVVAGMIVGEFIADFCDKPENGIDIPTSVIYDALAKEEARLKAFVTNGGNEDAVKIRTRMQDIMTTKIGIFRRGSDMESAVAELEDLYKRSFNVPVKDVAGPNPELVYAYRTQKMLRVALTVAAGALNRKESRGAHFREDYPVRDDVNWLNRTIATWKEGDTLPTLSYQNLDISKMELPPGFRGYGVKNYIENPESAKRQAEVDAIRAKMEAEGADRFAIQNALMPYQHLLPKRLLGKNERIDEPLND, encoded by the coding sequence ATGAAAATTATCTACACCGACGTGCTCGTGATCGGTGGTGGTCTTGCCGGTCTGCGTATGGCCGTTGCCGCCAAGCGCCGTGGGCATGACTCGATCGTCCTTTCGCTCGTTCCGCCGAAGCGCAGCCACTCGAAGGCCGCTCAGGGCGGCATGCAGGCTTCCCTCGGTAACGTGATCAAGGGTGCCGGCGACAACGAAGACGTCCATTTCGGCGATACGGTCCGCGGCTCCGACTGGGGTGCCGACCAGGAAGTCGTCCGCATGTTCGTCAACACCTCGCCCAAGGCCGTGCGCGAACTCGCCGCCTGGGGCTGCCCCTGGAGCCGTATCACCCCGGGCGACCGTCAGGTGATCATCAACGGTGAAAAGGTCACGATTACGGAACGCAAGGAAGCCGCCGGCCTCGTCGCCCAGCGCGACTTCGGCGGTACGAAGAAGTGGCGTACGTGCTACGTGTCGGACTGCACGGGCCACGCCATGCTCAACGTCGTTTCCGACCGCATCATCGCCGAACAGGTTCCCGTTATCGAACGCGTCGAAGCGCTCTCGCTCATCCATGACGGCAAGCGTTGCTACGGTGCCATCGTCCGCGACCTGATCACGGGCGAACTCATGGCCTACGTCTCGAAGGCCACTGCCATCGCCACGGGCGGTGCGGGCCGTATCTACCGCGTCACGACGAACGCCGTGATCTGCGACGGCACGGGCTACGACCTCGCGCTCGGCACGGGTGTCGCCACGCTCTCCAACATGGAAGCCATCCAGTTCCACCCGACCGGCATCTTCCCCGCCGGCATTCTCGTGACGGAAGGCTGCCGCGGCGACGGCGGTCTCTTGCGCGACGTCGACGGCCATCGCTTCATGCCGGACGTCGAACCGGAAAAGAAGGAACTCGCCTCGCGCGACGTCGTCTCCCGTCGTATGGAAGAACGCATCGCTCAGGGCAAGGGTGTGAAGAGCCGCTTCGGCGAACACATCTGGCTCGACATCACGCTGCTCGGCGAACACCACATCAAGCACAAGCTGCGCGAAGTCTACGAAATCTGCCACTACTTCCTCGGCGTCGACCCGACGAAGGAATGGGTCCCGGTTCGTCCGGCCCAGCACTACACCATGGGCGGCGTTCGTACGAACCCGACCGGTGAAAGCCCGACGCTCAAGGGTCTCTTTGCCGCGGGCGAAGCCGCGTGCTGGGACATGCACGGCTTCAACCGTCTCGGCGGCAACTCGGTTGCCGAAACGGTCGTCGCGGGCATGATCGTCGGCGAATTCATCGCCGACTTCTGCGACAAGCCCGAAAACGGCATCGACATCCCGACCTCGGTCATCTACGACGCGCTCGCCAAGGAAGAAGCCCGCCTCAAGGCCTTCGTCACGAACGGCGGCAACGAAGACGCCGTCAAGATCCGCACCCGCATGCAGGACATCATGACGACGAAGATCGGTATTTTCCGTCGCGGCTCCGACATGGAAAGCGCCGTTGCCGAGCTCGAAGACCTCTACAAGCGCTCCTTCAACGTGCCCGTCAAGGACGTTGCCGGTCCGAACCCCGAACTCGTCTACGCCTACCGCACGCAGAAGATGCTCCGCGTCGCCCTCACGGTGGCCGCGGGCGCTCTCAACCGCAAGGAATCGCGCGGTGCGCACTTCCGCGAAGACTACCCGGTTCGCGACGACGTGAATTGGCTCAACCGCACGATCGCCACCTGGAAGGAAGGCGACACGCTGCCGACGCTCTCGTACCAGAATCTCGACATCAGCAAGATGGAACTCCCCCCGGGCTTCCGCGGCTACGGTGTCAAGAACTACATCGAGAACCCCGAATCCGCCAAGCGTCAGGCCGAAGTCGACGCGATCCGCGCGAAGATGGAAGCCGAAGGCGCCGACCGCTTCGCCATCCAGAACGCTCTGATGCCGTATCAGCACCTCTTGCCGAAGCGTCTGCTCGGCAAGAACGAACGCATCGACGAACCCCTGAACGATTAA